A stretch of DNA from Candidatus Bathyarchaeota archaeon:
CAATTCCAGTTTCTCCCCCCTCTTTGGTTTCTGCTTTGATAATTCTCTTGATAACTATACCTACGCATTGGTTAACAAATTTGGGGGCAGCCTTGTTAAACATGAAAAATAAACGAAAAAACAAGTAAACATTATTTTTGCTGAAAAAACCAGCTGCTTAACTAAGCAAACAAGTTCACTTCTAACAGAATATATGCTATAACAAATAGAACAACGCCTACCAAAAGGAACCTGTATGCTTCCCGAGGATTGGATGCGTGTTTTGTGCTTCTGTAAGATATTAGTAAACCTGCAAATCCAAGGGTGTAAAAGATCATAACTAGTATGCTTTCTAGGAGTAATTGTTCAGTTATTCCATATGGATAAAAACTAATTATTGATCCACCAGCGACAATTGCCACGATGGGCTTCATTAAAAGGTTGTAGATTCCTCCAGCGAACAAAAAGATTGAAGCAGCGACAGCTAAAAGACCAATAATGAAAAATGAAGGTTTAAAGTTCAATATTTTTTCGTAAGTTTTTTGCAACGAAAAGGCAAGGGATGACTTTTTTTTATCGAAACTGTTAGACAATATTTTTTCCATCCTTGTTTTTCAATAAATGCTCTGCAACTTCTTTTGCCCAAGCGCCTGTGTATGAATTCTCAACTACAGCTTTTAAATATTGCTTCCACGAAACCCCTGTAGCTTGTTGCCATTCATCAAATTTTTGAATAAGATTGCTACAAGCTTTCTTATGAAACAAACAATACTCCTCATTTGAGGATCTGCCACAAATTATGCACTTCAATTTTTCTTCCTCTTGTTGCTTTTAAGCGAACAATTAAGGTTAAAACACAAACTCCATGGCTTTTTCCCTTTTGTCCAAACCAGAACTTGGGGCCAACCACAAGCCTTGCATTTAGTTTTTGTTGGCTTAATCGTGCCCCTTTGAGGGAGTGGAAAAGAAGTTTTACAAACCCCATTAAAATAGTTGGTGCAGCCTATAAAACGCTTCTTTGTATTTCGGGAATAAATAATCACTAAATCCCCTGAGCTGCAAACCGGACATTTTCCCACAACACGCTCTTGAACATGGGTTTTCTTTTTTGCCTCACTTAGTAATTCACCGATGGTTTTTTCGTTTTCTTTGAATGTTTCCAGTTGGGGCTTTAATTTTTCAATAACTTCTTCAATAACTGTTTCTCGCTTCATACCGCCTTTTTGGATTTGTTCCATTTTCTCTTCAATTTCTCGGGTTAACGCCACTGAAGACAAAACAGGAGCATATTGACCTAGAACTTTAGCAACATTGAATCCTAGTTCTGTTACTGTGATTCTTTCATCTTTGACGTATTTGCGGCTGTAAAGGGTTTGGATAATGTTTGCTCGGGTAGCTTTCGTTCCAATTTCTAGTTTTTCCATCTTTTTCAAAAGACTACTAGGATTATAACGAGAAGGTGGACAAGTAAACTTGTCTTCCCCTTTGATTTCTAGTATTCGTATGTTATCTCCCTGTGCGATGGCTGGTAAAACATGTTCTTCAGTTCGCACAAAAGGTTTGTAATATTCCATCCAGCCCTCTTTTAATAGTCGCCTTCCTTTTACAACAAAACCATATTTGTAAATTTCAAGACATACCTTTACGGATTCCTTGAGTGCATCTTCAGCAAAAACAGCCATAAAGCGGCGAATAATTAGGTCCCAAACTCGTTTTTCATCAATGCCTAAAGGCTTTTCAGGTAATTTTCCTGTCGGATAAACTGCAGGATGAGCTGGGTCATCTTTAATCCCTTCTCGCGGTTTCAAAGTATCCTGTTCTAAGAGTTTTGAAGCTAATTTTTTGTATCCTCGTTGAAATTTCAAAGAACCAAGGATTTTTCGATAATCAATCTCAGGAGGCAACTTTTGGCTACTTGTTCGAGGATATGAAATCAATGCATCAAGATACAAGTGTTGAGCAATTGCTAACGTTCGTCGTGGCGTGTATCCGAAAATACTGTAGGCTTCACGTTGTAATGTACCAACATCAAAGGGCACCGGAGGCTTCTGATGAACGGTTTTCAAATCTACACTTGCTACGGTGCCAGTTTGGTTTTTGCAATCTTCTAGTATTTTATCTGCATCTGTTTTTGTTTCAATTCGGGTTTTTTCAAACTCAGCTTCAACAACTGAATTGCCGATTTGAACATCTGTTTTTATTTGCCAATAAGGTGTTGGAACAAAATTGTTGATTTTTTTCTCTCTATCTGCTAAAACTTGTAATGTGGGACCTTGAACTCTACCTGTGCTTAACGTTGAGTAGTTCCCGCTCTGACGTTGGGCTGCTAAACTTAATGCTCGTGAAAGATTTATTCCATATAACCAGTCAACTTCATGCCTAGTTTTTCCTGATTCTATTAAGAGAAAATCCAAATGTTCTTGGGGCTCTTCGTAGGCTTTTTCTAGTTCAGATTTCATAAGGGTAGAAAATTTCATCCGTTTTGCAGAAGTTTCCTTGTTGTAGCATGCATACTTGAGAATGCAATATCCAATTAAACTTCCTTCAATATCATAGTCGCAAGCCGAAATGAATGCATCTGCATTCTGGGAAAGTTTGGAAAATATTTCAACCCATTTGCGAACTGATTTTGCATCACGTTCTATCAAATGTCGGGGTGCCCATTTGTAATTAAAAACAGGATAACAACTTTTTTTTCCACCCTCTTGACTGATGCTGTAAAGATGACCAATGGCTGGAACAATAACAAGCAATCGATCTCGTTTAGCAATAAAATATGGAACACCATTCTCGTCGAGTTTTTCTGGTTTACCCTGATAATCAAGAGCATATGCTATTCTTTTTGCAGCATCTGGTTTTTCAGCGACTATCAGCTTGTATTTTTCCATTAACGTTTCCTGTTCTATTGTTGTAATTATTAAAATTGTATAAACGGTTCAAACAATATTTAGGGTAAACTAGCAGATAACCGTAATTTATCCACCATGGCGTCAATAAAACGTCGGAATATATAAAAGCATGTATGAATTTATTTTGCGTCTACAAGGCTGTGAGACATTGCCTCAACAAGTACTTTGTGATAAATGTGGTTTTGTTTTATACGAAGGCACAGATCTAAAACCCCCGGATGAAATCATCCAAACTCATGCGGGAAAATGCCCTAACTGTGGTAAAAAAATAGGGTTTGTGCCAACAAAAGTTGAAGTAAAATCTGCAGGCAACTCCAGACGAAGACACTAATTGTCAACAAATCATTTCACTTTTGTTTTTAGCTTCCCTGTAACCCATATTTTTCTTACTTTTTTTGATTTTTGCCTAAACTAGCCTAAACGTTAAATTTTCTGTTCCGTAATATGCTTCAACCACTATGGGATACCACAAAAAAGATATATGCTTCACGACCTCATTCACGAAGAGAAGGGTTCGCAGTGAAAATTGGAAAACTGTTTAGGAAAGAAAGCGCAGGTAGTACATTATCTAGCATTGGCTCTTTCCGTCTTGGAATTTCTCATTCAACTTTGATTCATTTCTCGTTACTAGCAATTATTCTTGTTATTGCAGCTACGATCAGATTACTTCCCTTACGTTGGGGATATCAACTTTCAGAATTTGACCCCCATATTCATTATCGGGCAACAAAATTCATAGTAGAAAACGGACTGAATGGTTACACATCATGGATAGACCCCATGAGTTGGTACCCTGGGGGATATGATATTTCAACCGCTATTCTTCCAGGTTTGGCTACAACAGCAGCTGTTTTCTATCAAATAGCTAATGCACTGAACCTTGCCCCTGGTCCTGTTCTGGGTTCAGCAGTTTATCATCCATTAAATGCTGATCCAATTTTCAATTTCTGTGTAATATTTCCCGTAATAATGGCAACCTTGACCGTTCTAGTGATGTATTTTGTAGGAAAAGACATTGGCGGTAAAGGAGTTGGTCTGTTTTCCGCTTTCTTTTTAGCCGTAAGTGCAGCTTATATCAGCAGAACTTCTTTGGGCTTTTTTGACGACGAAAATATTGGAATATTTGGTATCCTTTTGTTTGTTTTCTTCTTCTTAAGGTCAATTGACCAACAAAGGTCAAACAAAGGAACAATAACATATGGTGCTTTAGGCGGATTATCCCTAGGTTACCTATTTGCATCTTGGGGTGCAGCAAGGTATCCTCTTGGGATTGTTTTGGTTTTCGTGTTTGTCTTACTTATTTTACGTAGATATTCAACACGTCTGCTACTTTCATATGCTACAACTTTTGCTGTTGGTCTTCTGATAGCAATTAATGTGCCAAAATTAGGTGTAGGTTTTCTGGTGGAACCTACAGTTCTTGCTACTGCAGGAATGTTTCTTTTACTTGTAATGTATGAAGTTTCTACCCGTATTACTGTTCCAAAAAATAAACTAATGTTTGTTGTTGGCTTCTTAACCCTTATTGTCGTTGTATTCGCAGCGCTAGCTGCTTTTAATTTAATGGGACCTTTAGGAGAAAAATTCTTAACCGTCATAAACCCTGGTCAACGTCTTGGTGAAACTCCTACACAACAACTTGTACAATCTGTACAAGAACATCGACCCAGCACCTGGGGATCATATTATTATGATTTGGGAATTGGAGCACTTTTTGTTCCCATAGGTTTGTTTTTCATATTACAAAAGCCTACGAATAGGAACATTTTTGTTGCGATTTTTGGTTTGACTGCAATTTACTTTGCAGGATCCATGGCAAGGTTGAGTTTGCTGTTGGCTCCTGCCGTTAGCATTATTTGGGCTTTGGCTTTAGTCCAATTGGTTAAGCCTTTTGCTGAGATTTTGCGTGATGACCCTAAAGTTTCGAGACGTAAAAAGCGTTTCCTACCTAAGGTAGGCAAAGAATTTAGTGCAGGCTTTATTGGTTTGCTGCTTTTGTTGTTGACTGTAAACTTTGTGTTGCCGGCTGACAGTGCATCCTATTCACGTACCATAAACAGAGCCTATTCGCCAACAACCATAGCTGCTTCAAGTTTGCCTTTGAGGGCAGAAGTTAGTTATTGGTTAGATTCACTTAACTGGATGCGAACCAATCTAAATTCAAGCACTGTGGTGGCGGCTTGGTGGGATTATGGTTATTGGATTACTACGATTGGCAATGTAACAACTCTTGCGGATAACGGTACAGTGAACACTACGCAGATCGGTAAAATTGGTGAAATGTTTGTTTCTAATGAAACTGCATCTATCCAGATTTTGGAAGATTTCGATGCAGAATATGTTACTTTGTTCATGACTTTCGACAGAGACGGAAACGATATCGGATACGGTGACGAAGGCAAGTGGCGCTGGATGGCAAGAATTGCTGGTTTGGATGATAAGAAATACGGCAACTACAGTTTGGGACAGGATTGGGTAGACGCAAACCAAGATGGCTCGGTCGCAGATAGCGAGTTGGTTGTAAATGAGCTTGGAAACAGTTCTGTCTTATACAAGTTGATGCACTATGCCCGTGACATGGTTATCTCTGGTAGTTCCAACATTGTGTTAGAACACTTCGAAGAAGCCTTCTTCACAACACCTGAATTGTATCCAACATCAGATGGAGGATACTTTACAGCAATGGTGTGTGTCTATAAAGTCATTTACTAAAAAATAAACTGAAAAAAGAAGTTAAGAGATGTAAGTGATTTTCTCTTCTTCTACTTTTCTTATGTTTTGCATGTATTTTGCTCGACGTTTTTCTATATCTTGCATTCTGCCCAGAACTTCTTTGGCTTTTTCTATTTCTTTATCTAATTCTGTTAGGTCAACAGTTACATTCAAGAATCCTTGCAAAACTTCAATGATGCTTTTTGCAGTTTTTGGATCGGGTAAATAGCCTCTGGTTTCACCTAATAAACAGAGAGCATGAACATTTCTGAATTGTGCTAATCCTAACAGTAAACCTGCAGTACCAACGATTGGAGTTCCTGCTTCGCTGGGTAACGCCTTTGCTTTTTGTGCCTGTTCAAACAGCTCTGGATTGGTTGCTACTGCAACAATTTTTGGGTCACCCTCGAATTCGTTTCTGTATCCCCCAATGGTGATAATTGTCTCAACGTTTTTTTGTTCAGCAAAATCAAGAATAGTATTTGCTACTTCAAATTGCCCTTCAATTGTTTGGGCTTGACTGTCTCCAATCAGGAATATGAAATCGTTTTTTCCTGACTCGTTTTTCCATACATAGAATTCTCCACGAAGAAGTCTAACTCCACCTTTTTTGCTTACGATTACATGGTATGGAAAATGGGGTGAATACAAGGTTCCAACTTTTTCAGCTTTTAGTTGTTTTACAAGGTATTTTGTGGCGATGCTGCCTACCATGCCCAAGCCTGGAAATCCTTCAATTAGGATTGGATTTTTTAATTCAACTTTTTTTTGTTCTTCAATGGTTGTTTGTTTCATTTTTGTTTCGGCTCTCTTATTGCTTGTCGATACTTTGCATAACGGTCTTCGGGCGAAAATTTAGCTGGATGTGGAATACGCACCTTTGCTCCACACGCAGGACAAACATCCTGATTTAACGT
This window harbors:
- a CDS encoding RNA-protein complex protein Nop10, which encodes MVWLLRKCVKCEKYTLNQDVCPACGAKVRIPHPAKFSPEDRYAKYRQAIREPKQK
- the topA gene encoding DNA topoisomerase I: MEKYKLIVAEKPDAAKRIAYALDYQGKPEKLDENGVPYFIAKRDRLLVIVPAIGHLYSISQEGGKKSCYPVFNYKWAPRHLIERDAKSVRKWVEIFSKLSQNADAFISACDYDIEGSLIGYCILKYACYNKETSAKRMKFSTLMKSELEKAYEEPQEHLDFLLIESGKTRHEVDWLYGINLSRALSLAAQRQSGNYSTLSTGRVQGPTLQVLADREKKINNFVPTPYWQIKTDVQIGNSVVEAEFEKTRIETKTDADKILEDCKNQTGTVASVDLKTVHQKPPVPFDVGTLQREAYSIFGYTPRRTLAIAQHLYLDALISYPRTSSQKLPPEIDYRKILGSLKFQRGYKKLASKLLEQDTLKPREGIKDDPAHPAVYPTGKLPEKPLGIDEKRVWDLIIRRFMAVFAEDALKESVKVCLEIYKYGFVVKGRRLLKEGWMEYYKPFVRTEEHVLPAIAQGDNIRILEIKGEDKFTCPPSRYNPSSLLKKMEKLEIGTKATRANIIQTLYSRKYVKDERITVTELGFNVAKVLGQYAPVLSSVALTREIEEKMEQIQKGGMKRETVIEEVIEKLKPQLETFKENEKTIGELLSEAKKKTHVQERVVGKCPVCSSGDLVIIYSRNTKKRFIGCTNYFNGVCKTSFPLPQRGTIKPTKTKCKACGWPQVLVWTKGKKPWSLCFNLNCSLKSNKRKKN
- a CDS encoding PAC2 family protein, with protein sequence MKQTTIEEQKKVELKNPILIEGFPGLGMVGSIATKYLVKQLKAEKVGTLYSPHFPYHVIVSKKGGVRLLRGEFYVWKNESGKNDFIFLIGDSQAQTIEGQFEVANTILDFAEQKNVETIITIGGYRNEFEGDPKIVAVATNPELFEQAQKAKALPSEAGTPIVGTAGLLLGLAQFRNVHALCLLGETRGYLPDPKTAKSIIEVLQGFLNVTVDLTELDKEIEKAKEVLGRMQDIEKRRAKYMQNIRKVEEEKITYIS